From the Cucumis sativus cultivar 9930 chromosome 5, Cucumber_9930_V3, whole genome shotgun sequence genome, the window ACACACAATTATTGAAGCTGAAAGCTATGACATGTAAACTAACCTTAACTTacttttgagtttttgaaCATGACATGTGCTGGTTggttttaacttcttttttatatataattcttcTTGTgagaaatattaaaactttattttttgtatttgattatGTTCATCTAGGACATGGAGGCTTTATTTATGCTTGTGCTCGTATGGCCtactaaaaagtaaaatgcaGAAATCTAGTTGTTAAAGTCTAAATGAAAAATCCATTTATCATGCATGCTGTGCAATGTATTGAATCCGTGTTTGTTCTTCTTTATGGTACTTTTGAAGTTCGTTTGTGTTGACTTTTTAAAAGCTATTCTACACTTGCAAcgtagttattattttaaaaattatttataacgATCCTTTGTATATTGTccctcttttgtttcttttgaataCTTACTTTGGAAAACTACAACATATTACTTTGCTTTCTGCTTTCTCTGACAAAATTGTTACAAGTAGCTTGTTCTATAGTTTTCATGAAAATACACTTATTACTAGCCTATCCCTCATGCATGTTATGTGTTATGTATTGGTGAAAATGTTATAGTTTCTTCCTGCAGTTGTTTTGAATACATTGAAGAACTGATCCATAAGCAGGAGGCCCTTGTTAAAGTCCTCCGTCTTCTCATCTTGCTTTCTGTTACAAATTCTGGTTTACCTAAAAGACATTTTGACTACTTGAGGTAAGAATTGTTCTAGTCAGATTTTTATGCCCTTCTATTAGTTTGGATACTCTTGGTGTCTTACATAGcttttggatttttaggaGAGAGATACTTCATAGCTATGGGTTTGAACACATGGGTACATTGAATAACTTGGAGAAAGCGGGATTAGTCAAAAAACAGGTTGAGCTCTCTTTGTCTAGATTGAGGAAATTTGTGGTTCACTTTCAAATTCTCAAGACACCAtcattgataattttaaatcatgatTGTTATGGTCTATACCCTGCAGGAGTCAAAAAGCAACTGGCTAACTATCAAACGTGGTCTGCAACTTGTTGTAGAGGACACAAACACCGTGAAgtattattcttcttcatctttttacccttttttttacAGTTGGACACTTAAATAATCTCAAGGCACGTGCAAATCAATATGCCgcaacatttttgtttatgattttttaaaattaaagttctGTATTTTGGCACGATGTGATATCTTTTCAACAATGTTggaataattttgtattaaattaatgagTCACCTGCTCGGTTGGAGAACCATCTTTTAGACTCATGGCACCCTTCACTTACCTTAAAAGTAGCTAGTTTTAGTTGTATTGAAAAGGAATGAAtactttttccaatttaaccAATGTCGGATTCTAAAAGCTCTgtttttaagtgtttatttatttatttaaaaattttaatggaAAGATCTGAAATCCTATTATTTATGAGTTAATGTTTATTCCCTTTATCTTATTCTTTCCATATTAGAATTTCTCTTCATTTACGGTTTCTAGCGTTTATGgctccatttttttcatttggatgTGTAGCAATTGTTGGCATGTTTATAATTGGCACACCTGAGAGCCTAGTTTAGAATTGCATGAGATCTTTTTTTCAACCATGTATAACTCATGTACTATCTTTGTGCGAGAGATTTTTCAAAACGTCTGCCTCCTTGGCTGTCAATAAATTtgacttataaatattatgttgCAGCCCGACGGACATTGCATATGTCTTTTCTGGATATGCACCTCTTAGCATTCGTCTTGTCCAACAAGCTGTAAGATCTGGATGGTCAGcctcctttctttctctccctctctcgctctctctttttttttttggggggggtGGGGTGGGGGGGGATGtgaaagttttgaatatttgcCACATTCTTGCCTTTGACCATGAATATCGTGTAAAAAGACACATTGTCCATATTGGTGATCTCATTCttagttattttatatttaactctGATTCAATTTGGTTTCTGTACCTCTTCGGGTTGGGATtgtcataaatttcataattgtttTCCCTACTTTCCCAGCTAATGTTTTTTcccttaaatatttttgttttcattctcAATTTTGCTCAGTATCTACCATATCTCTGTTTGTACGTACGTAAATTTTGTACTTCAGATATGATTCATCTCCATTTTGCGCAATTAACCTCATTGCCTGGGTATATCAGGCGTCCtattgaagaaattttgaagttattaCCTGGGCCTCATTCAGAAACAAAAAGAGTCAGTAAATTTGTCTTTATGATCTATTGTGATGTttgcaattttctttccttcttttgctGGCCTATtcttcataattattttggttttgaaatcCAGGGTAGATTCCTTAGCAGTTCATCCTATGATTCGTTGCAAGGGGCTTCAGCCAGTAATGACAAGTAAGTCTAAACTATGTCAATATGTAAGATGATGTATGATTAATGTTACAAGATGTTATCAAACATCGTTTTGCCCTCCAAAGAATAAAGAGAGCAGTAGCATTTTTTGTCTTCCTTCATTGAaagttgggtttttttttttaaaaaaggaaaaaactagCAGCAGCACTGCAGCACCAATACAGTTGGCCATGTAGCTACCTAACTGAAACGACTAATCCTTTATGGCCATAACTCTCTAATCTCAACGGCCACAATTCTCagaaaacataacaaaagAATACCAAAAAGTGAAGAAGCGAACTtcaatatcattgatagacttttacAATTATTGTGTTATTTGTGCTAAAGAATACCGAGGATGGAAATTTTCATCAATGGTAGTTTCCTGATAATGCACAAGTGACGATCTCATTGCTTTGGCTTTGACAATTAATCTCTCCACTTGTCAGAGTGACGGATGGAAGGCGCACAGTTGTACTCGTTGTTTTTATTGGAGGAGTAACATTTGCCGAGATTTCTGCTCTTCGATTTCTGAGTAGTCAGGTATGGAATTAATTTGTCTATTAAATTTCGGTTTTCTGGTATAGGTTCATAAAGTTGGACAGTTAGCCTGTGTTAGAATATATTTGGAGGTTAGGTTAATtcccaaaataaagaaatattaagaacacttttctttcaaaaaaaagttaaattgcACTGTTTATACTGCATTAAGATGAATAATTAATACCAACACGTTCACTTTAATTCAAGCAATGTTCATACCAACACGTTCATTAATGACAACAATTTTACTTGAACCTACCCCACCCGAAGAATGGAACAAATCAATGTTGCTTCATTTCATGTTTTTCCCTTACGGTTATAACTTTAGGTAATAAAATACAGATAAAAGAGAAGGGAAGTAAAAAGGGGGAAAATAGTAGAGAAACCTAGGGATGTAACAAAATAACGTGCTAACCCATTTCATTTGGCCGTCTTTAGGTAAGAATAAAGGATATCTGTCGTAGCTGTGTCGAATACTGATGGGTTTTACGCTCAATTGGATCTAACGGATAAGGATATCCACATATTTAAGGCTCTTTCACCCTGATCTCTTTCAATTGTTCTCATCTTGCAGGAAGGAATGGCTTACGAGTTGATAGTTGGTACCACAAAGATTGTTAGTGGCAATTCCTTGACCGAAACATTTGTGGAGAAGTTAGGCTAATTCTAATTTACCCCACCTTTCCCTAAGCTTTAATCAATATGACCTGCTAGAACTGAAAATCAGCTTTGTTTGTTCAGTATTGCGGTTTAACGGTTATCGTCTTCCACATCGAACCTTTTTCGTTCACAAATGAGTTTGTTCTGTTTGctgtccttttcttttctttttattatcaaCATTGGTTGTTCTTGACAATGATGAGTGTTGGTTTCTACAAGTTCTTGCAGGCTGTATACTCTCACAGATTTGATCCCATCAGTGTAAAGAATCATCTATTTACTATGATTTCATATTCCATTTTAGATTGCTTCAAATTAACTGTTGATTGGTTTATATATTATCGTCTAAAAGAAATCTGCTTACAATGGGTATATTAAATCTTATCTTGGAGGACCTTTTTCCACTTTCTGCACCAAACattcaaactacaaaaatagaaTTCCTTCATCTTAAACACAATAAtcaatatattgtaatatatatttaaaaataaataaaaataatggcATCCTTCACTTTTGATGCCTTGTAATTTACAAGGGTGAAGATGGCATTCACTTCATTTCCATCACCCCtcaattataacaaaatcaaacctCCAAATTGTTTATAGATTAGGTGATGGTTTATCAAAACGTTGAAACAGTTCTAAAATGCTTCCTGCTTTTCTCTTTGCTCTCTCTGTGCCATTCTCAGATACTTCCTTTAATGCCTCTTCTGCTCCATGTTCTCTAGCTAACTTCAACTGCTCGAAATCCGTACTACAAAGCGACCACAGCACTGCAGCAGCATTCTCCCGGTTTCGTGGAGAGCCTGTTCTGATGAATTCCAACAGAATCGCCATCGGCTCAGCTTCCCCTATTGCTGTTTTCCCTTCATGGTGAGTTGCAAGAATTGCTAGAATGGCTAGAGCTTCATCCACCATTCCACCTCCAGCATCTTTTAGAAATCCCATAAGTGGATTCACAATTCCTGCTCTTATTGCTCTAGCTTTGTTTCCCTGATAGATTGATAGATTGAAAATAGCAGTGGCAGCATCTTTCTTTCCTCTCGGTGTACCTTCTCGAAGCAAAGTAATAAGAGCAGGAATTGCCCCAGCTGCTCCAATTGCAACCTTGTTCTCGTCAATTACGGACAAACTGAAAAGGGTTGCAGCTGCATTTTCCCTCGCCTCCATACTGCCATTTTTCAACACTTCTACGACAGCGGGAATGGCTCGTAAATCGACAATGGTTCTTTTGTTACCGTCGTTGATTGAAAGGTTCAATAATGCTGTAACTGCATGCTCCTGGGTCCTAGTGTCATTTGACGATAATAGTTCAACAAGGAACGGAATAGCTCCTGCCTCAGCAATACAAATTCTGTTATCTGAATTCCTCTTTGCTAGTAACCGGAGTTCACCTGCAGCTGATCTTTTTTGTTCCGGCGATCCATTTACCAATTTTACTAGTAACGCATCGATGGCTGACCGATCACAGTCTGAAACATTGTTTCCGGCTTTCTTGTTTCTACAGCTACCTTGCTTCTTTGGCAGTTCAACACCATTGTTCTCGCACCACAAAGCAATTAGACTCTTCAAAACGTAATTTGGTGTTAAGGCTGTATGTAGTAAAGCTTGCTGAGATTTTGGACAAGTCTTGTGCCCTGCATCCAACCATTTCTGAATGCAAGATCTCTCATATGTCTACAAAAGGTcagaaaacaatctattaataacCATCataacaataagaaaaataagaaagaactTGCATTGCATCCGCCGATTTTGATGTTCACCTGCCCGGTGGAAACGATAACTGGATCCCTCATCAATTCAAGAGATATGGGGCATCTGAAATCGTCGGGGATGACTGGAGATCTGTGTTTAATGGTTGTAGTTTTTTCGTCTTGAGAAATTTCAACTTCCGGGTTTTCTGATTGTACAAAATCCTTCAGCTTCTTTAAAATGGACGACATTTTACCAAAAACATCCTCAGGGTCTCCATCACTCGAGATCACCAACTCGTGGATCGCTAGTGACTCTTTCTTCAGCTCGTTTATAGTTCGAAGATGCAACTTTTCAGAAAGTCTCTTCAATACTGCAGGGTCAggatctttttcttcttgtaatATAGCTAAATCCTTGTCTAATTGTGTATCGGCTAAATTTACTCGCTCTTTTGCTCGTTTGAATTGCGCATGAACAAGTTCAGTCTGAAACCAACGGAATCAACGGTTAGCCGTTGGGACATCAACTGGTAAGCATATATCTCATCCAACTCAACTAATCAAAATTCAGTACTAAAATGGTTCTCATGGAAAAACACCAAACAAAGAGAACATGACAAATCCTATTTACAATGAAAGTTCATGGAGGTCAGGTAATAACTGTACCTGTTCTCGAACCTCGTCCGAGATCCCAAGCTTGTCAATGGGAAGCTTGCTGAGTGCTGCTTCAATATCTTCTGTCATATGATGAAACTCAAGTCCAATCTTTTCCGACTGCGAAGCCTGAAACAAAAGAGGGAGAAGGAAAATTCCATAAAGCATCTgatgaattttcttgaaaGCTGATGATATTACACTTGTCGAAATAGATAGCAGTCTAGAAAGTATTCACCTCCCAGTGAATATCggatcaaatgaaaaaatcatAGGAACTACAAAAGATCTTCAAATTAACATGGCTTTCTTCAAACAATGGAACAAATACAGACGAATATCAAAGATTCCGAAATGTTAAAACATTTCACATATACacagaagaaaaaacagatGGATCAGCCAAGAAATTTCTTGTTAACATGATGAATTCTCAATAAACCAAAGAGAGAAACTAAGAAGAGcatagaagaaaggaaaaacaagCCAATACCTGAAATAGCTTGCTACCTTGGCTGACCGACTTAAGAAGCTCAATAGCAGAATCCAAAGCAATTTTAAGCAACTCCAAGCCCTTAAGAACATCCAGCTCAACTTCTTCTTCCCCATCTCTTAATTCTTCAAACAGAGGGCTCAATAGTTTGACTCTTCGAATCAGGTCCCCATACATCTTCTTACAGATACCGTTACACTCAGGAAGTCCTGAAATCTCCCTCACAGACTCCGGCAGTTGATTCACCACCATATCTTCCTCCGACGGACCCATTTCAAAATTCTGCAAAATGGTAAAGAAACTGCCTCGAATTCAAGGGTTTCGAAGGTTTTGAAGAAGACCCAGATGAGAGAATCAACCCAATTTCGATTGTAATGGAAACTAGAATGATTTGGttagaaatttagaagtgGGGTATGTGAAAAACTCCATAGACGATGAACTTGGACATGAAATTGTAAAGATCAATGAATGGGAATACTTATAAAGACTAAGAATTGAGGTGagaaaattgaatgtttaatagGTAAGAAggattaaatgaaaagataaataagtTTAAGGCTTAGGTGAGCCGTCTGCTGAGGGAGATCATTTCATTTGGCATTAAGACGACCAAATTAATACgtaaatttatgattttctaACATTGCCATTGAAGAAGGGTCAGAAGacttttggatgaattttgAGAGAATACCACAAAAGtaggggaaagaaaaaaaatacattagaAGAGGTCAAAAGTCAACAGGTTGGGGCTTTAATCATTGAAATGAAAGCTCAAACTTTtctattaatcttttttactttttacatttagaaaataagttgtGGAGAGGAGAAAATATGGATAGTTTTGAAGACATGAATATAAGAGATTAAATGATGTCTCTTTAGTCTTAagtaactttcttttttattatgttttggaGTTAGTTGAATTGAGTCAATACACAActtaataaaatcataactatataaatagaggagactatcatttaattaaattataggcAAAGTAGAATTTGTTGGGAAGATTGAAATTTGggtctaaatattttgaaatacaaGGGGTGAAAGACATTTCAAGCCAATAttctaattaaacatatataatatataatcttATTACTATTATTGCTCATTAGGTAAAAAGATAATCTTCTAATTAAACATGGTCCTCTTACTACTCGTTCAAAcaactctcttttctattaAGAAATCTAATTAAGTAGAGAAGGAATGTAGAATAAGAGAAACACAAACCcttaaagaaaactatttatgaagtaagatatattattttgagtaaacttaatttataaataagataTGTTACAAatgtcagttgagctaagttCAAGTTGATGGTAcctatatatattgatatttatttatatatgttgatattgataaaatgaatatttcatagaaaagaataatggGTTAAATTGTtgaatagttaaaaaaaaggaaggaaaagaaaagttggttTTTTTGAAGGGAAAGATAAAGAAAGTGAaagtcaaattaaatttggtatAATTATATGGCCAAGAAATCACTTGCCGGCAATACAAATTGGGCCCTCCTTCTGGATcccattttctctctttccctttGGTTTTGATATTGGAATAGCAAATGTTTAGGATTGGGAACAGGGAAGGGTAATGTAATAGTTGGTGtgaaatactttaaaattttccataaaGGTCATCATTAGTTAATGGAggcttattttttaaaatacaaaaattgacaCCAAATACACACAATGCGTTTAGGCCattgtttaagttttttcttgCCAAATATTGTTAGTATTTTGACTTCGCTCTAATTTAGAGGGCTTGTCAAAAGACCCAcatttttgtcatttcaaatatgataatGCTATCAAATaggaaaattataatttatttttggtgcATTTTAGAGAGATTTCTCATATTCATCATTctcaatattatattttttttatatagttttcatTTGGTTTGAACAATTTTACTCTTTGATTAGTCTCCAATGCTAAACATGTTTTCCCTACATACTAACTTTGAGTCcgatagttttttttgtagtagCATTGAACATCTTTGATAACTGCAACTACCAGAATTTAAGATGGataaactcaaacaaaaaaacaactaTCAGCTGATTTTTCTAATAGTTTGTCAAGAATCAAGAATTTTGGCTCGATCAACCCGGTGTCAAGACACCTAAACCAAAGGAGTGGGATAGAATCCAAGGATCACGTGGGAGAGTGAGTTTCCAAGTATCCTCCctatataaactttttgaagGGAAGGTCTAAAGGGGAAGTGGCCAGAGAGAAGTGTCAGGATGGATGGACACAAAGATTGGGTGAATGGCTTCAATTTTAAGCATACTTTTGAAGCCTAAACTTTCTTCCCATTACCTCATGATAAGTAGGAGAGGCATTGAATGTGTGTAGTAGACCCCAAAGAGAACTGTTAGATAAACAGAAATCagcttcttcatcatcatcttcaactACGGGCTTATAGGCCTTTTGAACTTGTTGTGTGAGTATTGAATCATCAGAACTGCGATATTACATGTAAATAACATAACACTTTAAGTTAAAACCACGATACCAATCACTTGTGGTAACATCCAAGCTTAAAATGAGGTTGATCATTCAACCAAAGTTCTCCACAAGGCTCAATGATCACTTGTTGGAGAGAATGTGTACTAAGCTTAATGTCCCCATGTGATTGACAAAAGAGGCATCTTCACATGAGGGAACAATCATCCATTGTTTGACTCCAATATTTTAAACCCTTTTAGAATAGTTCTAAAAGCAAAGttcataataatttattcCCATCATTCCCAAGGGGGTGTCTGCTATGtcacaaacataaaaaagttCTAAATAGCTAACTTAAGATCAA encodes:
- the LOC101221065 gene encoding U-box domain-containing protein 14, whose product is MGPSEEDMVVNQLPESVREISGLPECNGICKKMYGDLIRRVKLLSPLFEELRDGEEEVELDVLKGLELLKIALDSAIELLKSVSQGSKLFQASQSEKIGLEFHHMTEDIEAALSKLPIDKLGISDEVREQTELVHAQFKRAKERVNLADTQLDKDLAILQEEKDPDPAVLKRLSEKLHLRTINELKKESLAIHELVISSDGDPEDVFGKMSSILKKLKDFVQSENPEVEISQDEKTTTIKHRSPVIPDDFRCPISLELMRDPVIVSTGQTYERSCIQKWLDAGHKTCPKSQQALLHTALTPNYVLKSLIALWCENNGVELPKKQGSCRNKKAGNNVSDCDRSAIDALLVKLVNGSPEQKRSAAGELRLLAKRNSDNRICIAEAGAIPFLVELLSSNDTRTQEHAVTALLNLSINDGNKRTIVDLRAIPAVVEVLKNGSMEARENAAATLFSLSVIDENKVAIGAAGAIPALITLLREGTPRGKKDAATAIFNLSIYQGNKARAIRAGIVNPLMGFLKDAGGGMVDEALAILAILATHHEGKTAIGEAEPMAILLEFIRTGSPRNRENAAAVLWSLCSTDFEQLKLAREHGAEEALKEVSENGTERAKRKAGSILELFQRFDKPSPNL